The Caldanaerobius fijiensis DSM 17918 genomic sequence TAGTACCTCCTGTTTTTTCGTTAATTCGAGGTAAGTTCTAGAACTTACACTCTGTATTTTATCAGGAGGTACTTATTTTTTCAAAGTTCGTTTTAGCTCATTTTCGCCCATTTTAAATCATTACAGGAATGCTCCTTTAATATTTTATAAAGCAACATGGCAATAAAAACACCAATAATATTGAAAAAAAGTTCTTGGAGTATAGAACTAAAATCAATTCGATTAAAGTTCATTAATTCCGGTAAAATCATAGAATAAATTAAAATTCCAAATAATCCTTTCCTTTTAAAAACACGAATAAATGATAAAATTAACCCATAAATTATAAAAATAATAAAAATCCCAAACAAACCAAAATTATTATATGCTTCAGCAACTGGACTATAACCCCATCCAATAACAAAAGGGAAATTGGACATATAACTATTATGAATAAATAATGCAAAGTCTTGTGCTATAGTTGGAGGTTTTGGTCCAGGATATAAGCTTCTTGGCAATATATTTGCTATTGAATTAACATATGAAGATCCATATAGTAATTTGCTTCTATTTTCAATTGAATACAATAAAGTAAAATACGGACCTGCAAATTCGTTTTCGCCAGGTAAAAACCAATTTATATTTATGTGTTCAGTAATCCATGTTATGCCATCTTGTATTTTCATTTCATTATTCATTATTGGTGAAATCAAAAATCTGACTTGTGCAAAAAAAGTCAAGCAAATATAAATAATGATAGCATAAAATACTATTTTTTTATTTATTCTAACTTTTATGTTCTTTTGTATTATCCAAATACCATAAATTATAATTAAAGAATAGGCTAAATAACGGCGATCACCTTGAATTATCATTAAAATTATCCATAACAATAAAAATAATAATGATATATACAGAATCTTTTTATCTTTAGTGTTAAAAAAGTTATAATAAACTATTGCTATCCCCGGAAATATAAAACTGCTATACGGAAGTGAACCTCTTACTTGGGATAATAAAGTCATTCCTGCTCCTCTTTGTAATGATATATAATGGAAAAAACCTCCTACCCTTTGATAATTTAAAAAAAATAACATTAAACCTGTACAATACATTACAATACCTGTATATAATAAAGCATTTCTTTTTATTACATATTCTTTTTCGGTAAAAATTTGTATTTTTTGTCTTTTAATAAATAATTCAGATAACTTTTCTCCAATAATTAATCCTACCAATGCTATTATTCCTAAATAACCTGCATAAATAACTGTCGATGATTTAAATGTAAGTGGATATATTTTAGAAATTAATAAATCTTTATTAAATTCAAACGCAAATTGAATAAGGATTAATCCATTATATGCTGCAAAAAAAGACAAAAAAATTAATAATGGATCTGCTAATCCAAATTGTTTAGATCTTTTATTTATTAAAACAATCGAAAACAATATAATTGTTAATCCTAATAAAAAAGCCTTAAATGAAACATACATAAAATTAGTTAATATTATTGAAAATAACCCAATTAACAACCCTAAAAGTATATATAATAAAAAATTAATGTTATATTTATTTGTGATTAACTGATTAATATTATTCATCTAAAACCTTCCTTATCAAGTCTATATATTTTTGTACACTACTCTCAAAAGTGAAATCTTTTAATTCATTTAAAAGCATTCTATTTTCTACTTTATTTTCTAGTAACTTTATTATTTCATTAGCTAAAGCATCAACATCTCCAACAGGTACTAATTTACCCAATTTCCCATTTTGTAGTATTTCTCTTGGACCACTATAACAATCTGTCGAAATAACTGGTGTACCACAAGCTAATGCTTCAACCAATACAGTAGGAAGCCCTTCTCTTTTTGAAGATAGAACAAAAACAGAAGCACGTTTTATATATGAATACGGATTTTCAACAAAACCTGGTATTTTTACATCATCATCTAATCCCATATCATGAATAAGTTTTTCAAGATAACTTCTTTTCTCTCCCTCTCCCAAAATTACTAATCTTACTTTCATTTTTTCATATATTTTTTTAAAAGCGTAAATC encodes the following:
- the wzy gene encoding O-antigen polysaccharide polymerase Wzy — encoded protein: MNNINQLITNKYNINFLLYILLGLLIGLFSIILTNFMYVSFKAFLLGLTIILFSIVLINKRSKQFGLADPLLIFLSFFAAYNGLILIQFAFEFNKDLLISKIYPLTFKSSTVIYAGYLGIIALVGLIIGEKLSELFIKRQKIQIFTEKEYVIKRNALLYTGIVMYCTGLMLFFLNYQRVGGFFHYISLQRGAGMTLLSQVRGSLPYSSFIFPGIAIVYYNFFNTKDKKILYISLLFLLLWIILMIIQGDRRYLAYSLIIIYGIWIIQKNIKVRINKKIVFYAIIIYICLTFFAQVRFLISPIMNNEMKIQDGITWITEHININWFLPGENEFAGPYFTLLYSIENRSKLLYGSSYVNSIANILPRSLYPGPKPPTIAQDFALFIHNSYMSNFPFVIGWGYSPVAEAYNNFGLFGIFIIFIIYGLILSFIRVFKRKGLFGILIYSMILPELMNFNRIDFSSILQELFFNIIGVFIAMLLYKILKEHSCNDLKWAKMS